From a region of the Fischerella sp. JS2 genome:
- a CDS encoding WD40 repeat domain-containing protein, whose amino-acid sequence MVLKPNYYTVSIALAITAMAASLGIYSSRLFSKSETITLASNSDLTTQSFSTFKSHSVWVYALAFYPDGKTLVSGSYDGTIKIWNLHSGKLLRTFKAHTDAIESLAISPDGNILASGSWDNRIKLWNLQTGTLISTLAGHTDDVKAIAISPNGKLLASGSTDKTIRLWDLNTGKQLSAFEDEDWVRSVAFSPQGSTLASGNESGSIKIWQLPSRKVLHVLAGHSGRVRSLAFSSDGQTLASGSADKTIKLWHITNGRTLCSVVGHSAEVLSVDFSSDQQTLASSSYDKTIKLWHVPTGELLNNLTEHSKPVWSVAFSPQGNTLASGSGDETIKLWRIPITKQPLSSTLSICSNSVNRY is encoded by the coding sequence ATGGTGTTAAAGCCAAATTACTATACAGTTTCAATAGCCTTGGCAATAACGGCAATGGCAGCTAGTCTTGGAATCTACTCATCTAGATTGTTTTCAAAATCAGAAACAATCACGCTAGCCTCTAACTCTGATCTAACTACTCAATCTTTTAGTACCTTCAAAAGTCATTCAGTATGGGTTTATGCACTCGCCTTCTACCCAGATGGCAAGACTTTAGTTAGTGGTAGTTATGATGGCACGATCAAAATTTGGAACCTGCATAGTGGTAAATTACTTCGCACTTTCAAAGCACATACCGATGCAATTGAATCTCTTGCTATCAGTCCCGATGGTAATATACTTGCTAGTGGTAGCTGGGATAATCGGATTAAGTTATGGAATTTGCAAACAGGGACTCTGATTAGTACCCTTGCAGGGCATACAGATGATGTGAAAGCGATCGCCATTAGCCCGAATGGAAAACTACTTGCCAGTGGTAGTACCGACAAGACTATACGGCTGTGGGACTTAAACACTGGCAAACAACTCTCCGCCTTTGAGGATGAAGACTGGGTAAGGTCTGTGGCTTTTAGTCCTCAAGGTAGTACCCTAGCTAGTGGCAATGAAAGTGGTAGCATCAAAATTTGGCAGTTACCCTCTCGCAAAGTGTTGCATGTACTAGCAGGGCATTCAGGAAGGGTGAGATCGCTTGCCTTTAGTTCTGACGGACAGACTTTAGCCAGTGGTAGTGCCGATAAAACCATCAAGCTATGGCACATTACCAATGGCAGAACATTATGCTCAGTTGTAGGGCATTCGGCAGAAGTATTATCAGTGGACTTTAGCTCAGACCAGCAAACTCTTGCCAGTAGTAGCTATGACAAAACAATCAAACTGTGGCATGTACCCACTGGTGAATTGTTGAACAATTTGACAGAACATTCTAAACCCGTTTGGTCAGTTGCTTTTAGTCCTCAAGGTAATACCTTAGCTAGTGGTAGTGGAGACGAAACAATTAAACTTTGGCGTATACCGATTACCAAACAACCTCTCAGTTCGACTTTATCCATTTGTAGCAATTCAGTAAACAGGTATTAA
- a CDS encoding phthiocerol/phthiodiolone dimycocerosyl transferase family protein yields MNRLLGASEQTLSLLAQTKPINVVLCATITGAITTKQLNAALAWVQQRHPLLKVKVVDENSEHPRFVSEGVASIPLQVIERQGEGHWSVEVQEELSRPFSRTDDPLVRVMCLQSPSISELIVSFDHCIGDGLSGVYLLRDILYYLSELDINYLPQQRELPSCEELIPLKDTTDQLIGTRYPINQENSTIFEQKLSISQNSIDEKQNHLIYWYFLPEETAKLISYCRKEEISVHSILCASYLLAIANEMKLADDAILKCMSPINLRNYLLPQVGEDFGTYYTREVTYHQIRDTSNLCNVARDVKRQLKQVMASDKIFNHLLEVKAFLFNKPDALKLRQYLKGLIGSDLTVTNLGRLDFPVQFGSLHLQQLYITVAGIAPIIVGAVTLGGKMFVTCRNLEMIVPQAYAQRINQQAIQLLREVVITYHS; encoded by the coding sequence ATGAACCGTTTATTAGGAGCCTCAGAACAAACACTATCTTTACTAGCTCAGACTAAACCAATAAACGTTGTTCTTTGTGCAACTATTACAGGAGCAATCACTACTAAACAACTCAATGCAGCTTTGGCTTGGGTTCAACAGCGACATCCACTGCTGAAGGTAAAAGTTGTAGACGAAAACTCAGAGCATCCACGATTTGTATCAGAAGGAGTTGCTAGTATTCCACTGCAAGTCATTGAACGCCAAGGAGAAGGACATTGGTCTGTGGAGGTGCAAGAAGAACTTTCTCGTCCTTTTTCTAGGACTGATGATCCTCTCGTACGTGTGATGTGTCTGCAATCTCCTAGTATTTCTGAGCTTATTGTCAGCTTTGACCATTGTATTGGTGATGGCTTATCAGGAGTTTACTTATTACGAGATATCTTGTACTATCTTAGTGAACTTGACATAAATTACCTACCACAGCAGCGAGAATTACCTTCCTGTGAAGAGCTAATTCCTTTAAAAGACACTACTGATCAATTGATTGGAACAAGATATCCTATCAATCAAGAGAATTCCACAATCTTTGAACAAAAGTTATCTATTTCTCAAAACAGTATTGATGAAAAACAAAATCATCTAATTTACTGGTATTTTTTACCAGAGGAAACTGCTAAATTAATCTCTTACTGTCGAAAAGAGGAAATTAGCGTTCATAGTATACTATGTGCATCATACCTCTTAGCAATTGCTAATGAAATGAAGTTGGCAGACGATGCCATTCTCAAATGTATGTCTCCGATTAACCTCAGAAATTACCTTTTACCACAAGTAGGTGAAGATTTTGGAACATACTATACTCGTGAAGTCACTTACCATCAAATTAGAGATACAAGTAACTTATGCAATGTAGCTAGAGATGTTAAACGTCAGCTCAAACAGGTAATGGCAAGTGACAAGATATTCAATCATCTGTTAGAAGTAAAAGCTTTTTTATTTAACAAGCCTGATGCATTGAAGTTACGACAATATTTGAAAGGATTGATAGGTTCAGACCTAACTGTCACCAATTTAGGTCGCTTAGATTTTCCAGTGCAGTTTGGTTCATTGCACTTGCAGCAACTTTACATAACAGTGGCAGGAATTGCTCCAATTATTGTAGGAGCAGTCACATTGGGGGGTAAGATGTTTGTCACCTGTCGCAACTTAGAGATGATAGTACCGCAAGCTTACGCTCAAAGAATTAATCAGCAAGCAATCCAGCTACTCCGGGAAGTAGTCATTACATATCACAGCTAA
- a CDS encoding MFS transporter: MYKHRRIFTPALNVPLVITVLSVCALLVLSQLYLAIPLIPVIREYFHISPIAATWIASTFGFAYAFGFLIFGPLCDRFGCKVLLVPGLAMLALITIAVGASPSFDFLIKFRTLQGFLAATFAPIALVYVSEVLPVSTRATGIACVSTGFLLAGIVGQIYSSIVILTYGWRWIFWFLAIAYTVAAFIVAYRFPDSVTKKSATSVLSVYKNMIFLLKSHRLLAAYTAAFMVLLSFVSMYSGLEPHLVSRYGISQNNLLFIRMAGIPGMLLAPFTSSFIKRWGSKNVVLTGLVLASIGLALEAISGQLLILVLSSGIFVAGISAIMPSLIALVGSIATGASGSALALYTFVLFIGASFGPLVTNLLNPIGFSGLCAILALFLLITAFIININIQGTTQIG; the protein is encoded by the coding sequence ATGTACAAACATCGCCGAATTTTCACACCTGCACTCAATGTCCCGTTGGTGATAACTGTTCTATCAGTTTGTGCTTTACTTGTACTGTCCCAACTTTACTTGGCAATTCCTTTAATTCCAGTTATTCGCGAATATTTTCATATATCTCCAATTGCAGCAACATGGATTGCAAGTACATTTGGTTTTGCATATGCTTTTGGTTTCTTGATATTTGGTCCTCTTTGTGACCGATTTGGTTGCAAAGTATTACTAGTTCCTGGGCTAGCAATGCTAGCTTTGATAACTATTGCTGTGGGTGCAAGTCCCTCTTTTGATTTCCTGATTAAATTTCGGACTTTGCAAGGATTTCTAGCTGCAACATTTGCACCAATCGCTTTAGTTTATGTCAGTGAAGTTTTACCTGTATCAACTCGTGCTACTGGTATTGCTTGCGTGAGTACAGGATTTCTTTTAGCTGGTATCGTAGGGCAAATATATTCCAGTATCGTAATTTTAACCTATGGCTGGCGTTGGATATTTTGGTTTTTAGCGATCGCTTACACTGTAGCTGCTTTTATTGTTGCTTATCGATTTCCTGATAGTGTAACCAAAAAGTCTGCTACAAGCGTTCTCAGTGTTTACAAAAATATGATATTCCTCTTGAAATCGCATCGACTTCTTGCTGCCTATACAGCAGCTTTCATGGTTCTCCTCAGCTTTGTATCAATGTACAGTGGATTGGAACCACATCTAGTTAGTCGATATGGAATTAGCCAAAACAATCTTTTGTTTATTCGGATGGCTGGTATTCCTGGAATGCTACTAGCTCCATTTACTAGTAGTTTCATCAAGCGATGGGGAAGCAAAAATGTAGTATTGACAGGACTTGTGCTTGCATCTATTGGTTTAGCTTTAGAAGCTATTTCTGGTCAACTGCTCATTCTAGTACTTTCGAGTGGTATCTTTGTTGCAGGTATATCTGCAATCATGCCATCCTTGATTGCCCTTGTGGGTTCTATTGCTACTGGAGCCAGTGGTTCTGCACTCGCTTTATACACATTTGTGCTTTTTATCGGTGCTAGTTTTGGTCCTTTAGTAACTAACCTTTTAAATCCTATTGGTTTTTCTGGTTTGTGTGCAATTCTAGCTCTCTTCTTATTGATCACAGCATTTATTATCAATATCAATATACAGGGAACTACACAAATTGGGTAA
- a CDS encoding CARDB domain-containing protein translates to MTSNNIALSPDLTIQIENIDSPGLFPQEQGLVRVVVTNEGEGQFAGPLDINLYASIDSDLDSPLNEGNLVGEDELLGSVDSVLVNLSPGESQEFTIDFAGSEVRNPSVVAPGSYYLIAGVEAANYVAESNTENNLGSTHVSVNNSDVVIDWNATALNAVQNTRKFAPIAARDLAIVHAAIYDAVNAIDRSYDPYLVSVEESVAEGASLEAAAAAAAYTALVDLFPTQTAEFDLQFKRSLAEIPDDAAKLKGIELGTYVAEEILEIRSTDGADIYSGGFYEPGTEAGEWRPTPPNYLPAGFSEWGKVTPFVIPSVDDYLGEGFPELTSEQYAAEINETKALGSVDSTLRTDDQTEIAKFWSFDRIDSFGVTGFWNQIAEEIAIQQDNTLVENARLFALLNFGQADSGIAVLASKYNFGLWRPVTAIREADNDGNPDTVGDPEWMPLLTTPPNPEYLAGHSIGAGAAVEVLTDFFGEDFNFTITSPETPGISRSYGSFYEAGVEDSLSRIYGGVHYPTSANESFTLGLNLGNYVVNNALV, encoded by the coding sequence ATGACTTCAAACAACATTGCTTTATCTCCAGACTTAACAATCCAAATTGAAAATATAGATTCACCCGGACTGTTTCCTCAAGAACAGGGATTAGTTCGTGTTGTTGTCACAAATGAAGGTGAGGGACAATTTGCAGGACCTTTAGATATTAATCTCTATGCATCTATAGACTCAGATTTAGATTCACCTTTAAATGAAGGGAATTTAGTCGGTGAAGATGAGTTACTAGGCAGTGTAGATTCTGTTTTAGTTAACTTATCGCCTGGAGAATCCCAAGAATTTACTATAGACTTCGCAGGATCTGAAGTTCGTAACCCCTCTGTTGTTGCACCTGGTTCTTACTATTTGATTGCTGGAGTTGAAGCAGCCAATTACGTTGCTGAAAGCAATACAGAAAATAATCTAGGCAGCACACATGTTTCTGTTAACAATAGCGATGTTGTCATCGATTGGAATGCAACTGCTTTAAATGCAGTACAAAATACTCGAAAGTTTGCTCCAATAGCAGCACGTGATTTGGCGATCGTTCATGCGGCAATATACGATGCAGTCAATGCTATAGATCGCAGCTACGATCCTTATCTTGTGAGCGTGGAGGAATCTGTCGCTGAGGGTGCTTCCCTTGAAGCAGCAGCAGCAGCAGCAGCATATACTGCCTTAGTAGATCTGTTCCCAACTCAAACAGCTGAATTCGACCTCCAGTTCAAAAGATCGCTGGCAGAAATCCCTGATGATGCTGCAAAACTCAAAGGTATTGAGTTAGGAACATATGTTGCTGAGGAAATATTAGAAATTCGCAGTACAGATGGTGCAGATATTTATTCAGGGGGTTTCTACGAGCCAGGAACCGAAGCTGGTGAATGGCGACCAACGCCTCCTAATTACTTACCAGCAGGATTTTCGGAGTGGGGTAAAGTTACTCCCTTTGTTATACCTTCAGTTGATGACTACTTGGGCGAGGGTTTCCCAGAGTTGACAAGCGAACAATATGCAGCAGAGATTAATGAAACCAAGGCTTTAGGTAGTGTTGATAGCACATTACGTACAGATGACCAAACAGAAATTGCTAAATTCTGGTCTTTTGATCGCATAGATAGCTTTGGAGTCACGGGTTTTTGGAACCAAATTGCAGAAGAGATTGCTATTCAGCAGGATAATACATTAGTGGAAAATGCCCGCTTATTTGCACTGCTCAACTTTGGACAAGCTGATTCAGGTATTGCCGTCCTAGCATCCAAGTACAATTTTGGTCTATGGCGGCCAGTGACTGCAATTCGGGAAGCTGATAATGATGGTAATCCAGATACTGTTGGCGATCCAGAATGGATGCCACTGTTAACAACTCCACCTAATCCTGAATATTTAGCAGGACATTCTATAGGTGCTGGTGCAGCTGTGGAAGTTTTAACTGACTTTTTTGGTGAGGATTTTAATTTCACCATTACTTCACCAGAAACACCAGGTATATCTCGGTCATACGGTAGCTTCTATGAGGCTGGTGTTGAAGATAGTTTAAGTCGCATCTACGGTGGAGTACATTACCCAACTAGTGCCAATGAATCTTTCACATTGGGATTAAATTTAGGTAATTACGTTGTCAACAATGCTTTAGTGTAG
- the fabD gene encoding ACP S-malonyltransferase: MKQIKQARYALVFPGQGSQYVGMGREIAQEFPLAEEIFKVAEQITDLAIQDLCFFGSEDDLTATSITQPCLLTTSIALYTVFQIHFPVNPDFICGHSAGEYAALIAAGVLSFSDAIRLIQLRGSLMSKMQKGGMVALKGVTLQEVERLCAKAVQSEGVLVPANLNSPEQIVISGDDNSVEAAIICAFENNIKAIPLPVSGAFHSPLMQEAAQEFADEIRNVQFRNATIPVISNITAQPVINGYEWANLLKQQMTSAVLWEASIRYIHQQGIEIFVEIGPGQVLSKLISKIVPSALILNVEDINSLQTTIAQIKEIFGAKSI; this comes from the coding sequence ATGAAACAAATCAAGCAAGCTCGTTACGCCCTAGTCTTCCCAGGACAAGGTTCTCAGTATGTAGGAATGGGAAGGGAGATAGCTCAAGAGTTCCCATTAGCAGAGGAAATTTTCAAAGTTGCAGAACAGATTACCGATTTAGCTATTCAAGACCTTTGCTTCTTTGGTTCTGAAGATGATTTGACGGCAACTTCAATCACACAACCTTGCTTATTGACAACGAGCATAGCATTATACACTGTCTTTCAAATACATTTTCCTGTTAATCCAGATTTTATTTGTGGACACAGTGCAGGAGAATATGCTGCTTTGATTGCTGCTGGTGTACTCTCTTTCTCTGATGCTATACGTTTGATTCAGCTTAGAGGCTCTTTGATGTCAAAAATGCAAAAGGGCGGTATGGTAGCTCTGAAAGGAGTAACATTACAGGAAGTAGAAAGGTTATGTGCAAAGGCTGTTCAGTCAGAAGGTGTATTAGTTCCTGCTAACTTAAATTCACCAGAGCAAATAGTAATTTCTGGAGATGATAATTCTGTAGAAGCAGCAATTATATGTGCCTTTGAAAATAATATCAAGGCTATTCCTTTGCCTGTTTCAGGAGCATTTCATTCTCCTTTGATGCAAGAAGCTGCCCAAGAATTTGCTGATGAGATTCGTAATGTGCAATTTCGTAATGCAACTATACCTGTGATCTCAAATATTACAGCCCAGCCAGTTATTAACGGTTATGAATGGGCAAACTTGTTGAAGCAACAAATGACTTCTGCTGTCCTGTGGGAGGCTTCAATACGTTACATTCACCAACAAGGAATTGAAATTTTTGTTGAGATCGGCCCGGGGCAAGTATTATCCAAGTTAATTAGCAAAATTGTTCCGTCTGCTTTGATTTTGAATGTTGAAGATATTAATTCATTGCAGACAACAATTGCCCAGATAAAAGAAATTTTTGGAGCTAAGTCGATTTGA
- a CDS encoding Cof-type HAD-IIB family hydrolase — translation MISTENVYFHKLHQITSGNKISYLRMVAFDMDGTLLDPHHQLSERTIAAVKMIARKGIIVLLATARMASAVKNHLEKLGTPGLIVAHNGALVKDVKTGQIYHHQTISKDVVAALLNLLAGQEIIIHFNCDDHIYLTTPNPYSDRYSQELQIALQYISSLEQLEETPTSILVIDTKDVLEQLLTQVSAQLQGKVDCILVPWQGNIWRMQFLPPNTSKGKGVLQVAKHLGIEPEAIISFGDNYNDIEMIQNVGLGIAMGNAVPELKQVADFVTLSNREDGVALALEALFGV, via the coding sequence ATGATTAGCACAGAGAACGTATATTTTCATAAGCTACATCAAATAACTTCTGGAAATAAGATTAGTTACTTGAGAATGGTAGCTTTTGATATGGATGGGACTTTACTAGATCCCCACCATCAACTTTCAGAACGTACAATTGCAGCTGTGAAAATGATTGCCAGAAAAGGCATAATTGTCTTATTGGCAACAGCTCGCATGGCCAGTGCTGTAAAAAATCATCTTGAAAAATTAGGAACGCCAGGTCTGATTGTTGCCCATAATGGAGCCTTGGTCAAAGATGTCAAAACAGGTCAAATTTATCATCATCAAACAATTTCCAAAGATGTAGTTGCAGCATTACTAAATTTGCTAGCAGGACAGGAGATAATTATTCATTTTAATTGTGATGATCATATTTATCTGACAACTCCTAATCCTTATAGCGATCGCTATTCACAAGAATTGCAAATTGCTCTGCAATATATCTCCTCATTAGAACAACTTGAAGAAACTCCCACAAGTATCTTAGTAATAGATACCAAAGATGTGCTAGAGCAATTATTAACGCAAGTATCTGCTCAATTACAAGGAAAAGTTGATTGCATATTAGTTCCTTGGCAAGGTAATATTTGGAGGATGCAGTTTTTACCTCCTAATACTTCCAAAGGCAAAGGAGTTTTGCAAGTCGCCAAACATTTGGGTATTGAACCAGAAGCAATTATCAGCTTTGGTGACAACTACAACGATATAGAAATGATTCAAAATGTGGGGCTAGGTATTGCAATGGGTAATGCAGTACCTGAACTTAAACAAGTGGCTGACTTTGTAACACTCTCTAACCGCGAAGATGGAGTAGCTTTGGCATTAGAAGCATTATTTGGGGTATGA
- a CDS encoding acyl carrier protein, producing the protein MIAINDKHSSQASFEEFCNAVVQRLNINKAQLRPEASWVDDVGISSVDIVKIVMLIRQKFGVKISTTQAGKIKTVQDAYQFLETGVK; encoded by the coding sequence ATGATTGCAATCAATGATAAACATTCTAGTCAAGCCTCTTTTGAGGAATTCTGCAATGCAGTTGTTCAAAGACTTAACATCAACAAAGCTCAACTTCGTCCTGAAGCTTCCTGGGTAGATGATGTCGGAATTTCTTCTGTAGATATCGTCAAAATTGTCATGTTAATACGTCAAAAATTTGGTGTGAAGATATCTACCACTCAAGCCGGAAAAATTAAAACTGTACAAGATGCTTACCAATTTTTAGAGACGGGAGTAAAGTAA
- a CDS encoding alpha/beta hydrolase: MPKMEAFVFQNQRGQNLVGVMHHGQGDQPRPCLITCHGFAGTKIGGSRRFVEFARYATKYNLSVFRFDFAGSGDSDGDLVDLTLDRELEDLQAAINLVTTIDGVDPNRIGLVGHCLGGVSVIRESARNSQIYKTVAWAPFTDLSGAVLRLIGEDAFSILLEGDEAEFIYHGELMRCGPELLKQSSELDMRQEIAQLIQPLLIIHGTEDATVPLPEIEKLVEQAQMNFQNPPKLQIIEGAHHSFPFHQQELFELTVNWFNN, encoded by the coding sequence ATGCCAAAAATGGAAGCATTCGTATTTCAGAATCAGCGCGGTCAAAATCTTGTTGGTGTTATGCATCACGGCCAAGGAGATCAACCAAGACCTTGCTTAATTACATGTCATGGTTTTGCTGGTACAAAAATTGGTGGAAGCCGAAGGTTTGTGGAATTTGCTCGTTATGCAACCAAATACAATCTCTCGGTATTTCGATTTGACTTTGCAGGTTCAGGTGATAGTGATGGTGATTTGGTAGACCTGACCTTGGATAGAGAATTAGAGGATTTACAAGCTGCGATCAATTTAGTTACGACAATAGATGGCGTTGACCCGAACAGAATCGGACTGGTTGGACATTGCTTGGGTGGAGTGAGTGTAATTCGAGAAAGCGCTAGAAATTCACAAATATATAAGACCGTAGCATGGGCTCCATTTACTGATTTATCAGGTGCTGTGTTGCGGCTGATTGGAGAAGATGCATTTTCTATACTGCTAGAGGGTGACGAAGCAGAATTTATCTATCATGGCGAACTAATGCGATGTGGACCTGAACTTCTCAAGCAATCTTCCGAACTTGATATGCGCCAGGAAATTGCTCAACTCATCCAGCCTTTATTAATCATTCATGGTACTGAGGATGCCACTGTTCCATTACCAGAGATAGAAAAACTTGTAGAACAAGCACAAATGAATTTCCAGAATCCACCAAAGTTACAGATCATAGAAGGAGCGCATCATTCATTTCCATTTCATCAACAAGAACTGTTTGAGTTAACAGTCAATTGGTTTAACAACTAG
- a CDS encoding holo-ACP synthase, producing MEDRLCASSSESSIQIKTGIDIVCIKDIQEMIDAPIGVWLTEREWKDTIALAHETHRLQRLAGKFACKEAILKVLESSISETELVDIEVLHNSSGKPIVFLQGSALSYWMKMAAIHLDVSISHEKDFAVAIAVAMCWKDCKI from the coding sequence ATGGAAGACAGGCTTTGTGCATCTTCTAGTGAGTCTTCTATCCAAATAAAGACTGGAATAGATATAGTCTGTATCAAAGATATACAAGAAATGATAGATGCACCAATAGGAGTCTGGCTTACAGAAAGAGAATGGAAGGATACTATAGCTCTTGCTCACGAAACTCATCGACTGCAACGACTAGCAGGTAAGTTTGCTTGCAAAGAAGCAATTTTAAAAGTTTTGGAAAGTAGTATTAGCGAGACTGAACTAGTAGATATAGAAGTTCTACACAATAGTTCTGGAAAACCAATAGTTTTTTTGCAAGGATCTGCTCTTTCGTATTGGATGAAAATGGCAGCCATTCATCTAGATGTGAGTATTAGTCATGAAAAAGATTTTGCAGTAGCGATCGCAGTAGCAATGTGCTGGAAAGATTGCAAAATTTAA
- a CDS encoding beta-ketoacyl-ACP synthase III yields the protein MIPIKLSALGIYMPTKVMTNHDIAKIVDTSDEWIRTRTGIIERRIAAPEENTSTLATAAARQVLSKHGIDPLAIEMILVATMMPDTPFPSVACKVQNSIGATNAFAFDISAACSGFVYGLEIAAQFIKTGAVRNALVIGAEVLSRCIDWQDRSTCVLFGDGAGAVLLESGQENCFLSSVLRADGSGQDLLFMPAGGTALPASIQTVENRQHFLKMKGKELFQAVVPIVCDAIIDTCEQAKISIKDVQLIVPHQANFHIIEEVAVFLGIPFERFMCNLHKYGNTSAASIPLALFDAVQEGKIVPDDYVMMLGFGAGLTCAASLIRWDKSFVC from the coding sequence GTGATACCTATCAAATTGTCTGCTTTAGGAATCTACATGCCTACTAAAGTCATGACAAACCACGATATAGCAAAAATCGTGGATACATCTGATGAGTGGATTAGAACCAGAACAGGGATCATTGAGCGTCGGATTGCTGCTCCCGAAGAAAACACATCTACTTTAGCAACTGCTGCTGCAAGACAAGTCTTAAGCAAGCATGGAATCGATCCATTGGCAATAGAAATGATTTTAGTGGCGACTATGATGCCAGATACTCCATTTCCATCAGTTGCTTGTAAAGTACAAAATAGTATAGGGGCAACTAATGCCTTTGCCTTTGATATCTCAGCAGCGTGTTCGGGATTTGTTTACGGTCTTGAAATAGCAGCACAATTCATCAAAACTGGTGCAGTTCGTAATGCCTTAGTTATAGGAGCAGAAGTTCTTTCCAGATGTATAGACTGGCAAGATCGTTCTACATGTGTTTTGTTTGGGGATGGCGCAGGAGCGGTTTTGCTTGAATCAGGACAGGAAAATTGTTTTTTGAGTTCTGTACTTCGTGCTGATGGTTCAGGTCAGGATCTATTATTTATGCCTGCTGGTGGAACTGCACTGCCAGCATCAATTCAAACTGTCGAAAATAGGCAACACTTTTTGAAAATGAAAGGAAAAGAATTATTCCAAGCTGTAGTGCCTATAGTGTGTGATGCCATCATCGATACCTGCGAACAAGCAAAGATATCCATTAAAGACGTTCAGCTGATTGTTCCTCATCAGGCAAATTTTCATATTATTGAAGAAGTGGCTGTATTTCTGGGAATTCCATTTGAGCGTTTCATGTGTAACTTGCATAAATATGGGAATACATCTGCTGCTTCAATTCCACTAGCTTTATTTGATGCAGTTCAAGAAGGGAAAATTGTACCCGATGATTATGTAATGATGCTTGGGTTTGGAGCAGGACTGACTTGTGCAGCGAGTTTAATTCGCTGGGACAAATCCTTTGTTTGCTAA
- a CDS encoding LysR family transcriptional regulator: protein MIEDRFESIRSFVVVAQRLSFVEAADTLRVDPSTLSRRIQRLEETLGVRLFNRNTRRVVLTEAGAIYFERCLDILARLDEADATISSLSGEPRGLLHVTLPVTFGQRHIAPVLPEFLTLYPQISVDISFSDRFVDVLEENVDVAIRIGKLRDSQLIARRLAPNRRVLCASPDYLNHYGYPKKPKDLEKHNCLIFSLLATGDTWHLSCGDKQVVVPIQGRIRSDNAEALYRAALNGCGIALLATFIVGEDLKCGRLLTILDEWTTPETDIFAVFAPGRYIPSKIQAFVDFLVKRFRSIPYWD from the coding sequence ATGATCGAAGATCGTTTTGAATCTATTCGTAGCTTTGTAGTCGTTGCCCAAAGACTTAGCTTTGTTGAGGCTGCTGACACACTGCGCGTTGATCCATCTACTTTGAGCCGACGAATTCAACGTCTAGAAGAAACACTAGGTGTCCGGCTGTTCAACCGTAATACCCGTCGCGTTGTACTTACAGAAGCTGGTGCAATTTACTTTGAGCGTTGCTTAGACATTCTTGCAAGATTAGATGAGGCTGATGCAACAATATCTAGTCTGTCTGGGGAACCACGTGGATTGTTGCATGTCACATTACCTGTCACCTTTGGACAAAGGCATATTGCCCCAGTGCTACCAGAGTTTTTAACTCTTTACCCACAAATCAGCGTTGACATATCATTTAGTGATCGATTTGTCGATGTATTAGAAGAAAATGTTGATGTTGCTATCCGTATAGGCAAACTGAGAGATTCACAACTTATTGCACGCAGATTAGCTCCTAACCGCCGTGTTTTATGTGCTTCTCCAGATTATCTCAACCATTATGGATACCCAAAGAAGCCAAAAGATTTGGAAAAGCACAATTGTCTAATTTTTTCGTTGCTTGCTACGGGTGACACATGGCATTTATCGTGTGGAGATAAACAGGTAGTTGTTCCAATTCAAGGCAGGATCAGGTCTGATAATGCTGAAGCATTGTATCGAGCAGCTTTGAATGGCTGTGGTATAGCATTATTAGCCACCTTTATCGTGGGTGAAGATTTGAAATGCGGACGATTGCTAACTATTCTTGATGAATGGACTACACCAGAGACTGATATTTTTGCTGTATTTGCACCAGGAAGATATATTCCTTCTAAAATACAGGCTTTTGTTGACTTTCTAGTCAAGCGGTTTCGTAGCATTCCTTACTGGGATTAA